The following are encoded together in the Lysobacter silvisoli genome:
- a CDS encoding TonB-dependent receptor domain-containing protein, whose translation MSRNAPRLASLAISCAVATPALAQDNALTSAVDAFGERAGIEQSGLYTESQVRGFDLNDSGAYRIDGAYFGRAAAMDDTVLSSVGVRVGVNAARLDYPAPSGVVNYRLREAGAKNELRLGLGFRDFGTRVVQADGSAQAGTFSVAGGVLWRPLQVHPQGYRGSGVNAGGVATWKLAPDRRLRAFTSIYRRHYDGDYAVTPSGTAMPPALRPLHQYSPAWAETVGLSTNTGLLFDGRFGGFEVDLSAFRSVFDIDKNDFTLISADAAGNATATTLRTPRREKHATSAEARIARSFAAGAFDHRATLSLRGARTRNEFTSSQAIPLGAFHLSGDPPDLAEVAWSGRRGEDRTEQLTASAGYALTWNDRLQLRFGLHRVRYDKASQALSGNRTQRVSLSTHHNASVVFNLTGRTALFGSWVTGLEESGAAPGSASNRDEVLPPGEAEQKELGLRHALTPRLTFIGALFDVSKPSQGLRQDGSFGLIGEVRHRGIEASIAGKLNDRTNLVAGLVRFDSEVSGPLVDAGLVGSHGVGVAQTVAAASIEYRLRENWSLDASLSHTGERWANTANTLKAPALTTLSLGTRRRFVLGQHPAELRVVASNLSGEEGYTVARSGLLTPVPPRTIRAVLTINFGSKD comes from the coding sequence ATGAGCCGCAACGCGCCACGCCTCGCCAGTCTTGCCATCAGCTGCGCCGTCGCCACACCCGCGCTCGCGCAGGACAACGCGCTTACCTCGGCGGTCGACGCCTTCGGCGAGCGCGCGGGGATCGAGCAATCCGGCTTGTATACCGAAAGCCAGGTGCGCGGCTTCGACCTCAACGACAGCGGCGCCTACCGCATCGACGGCGCCTATTTCGGCCGTGCCGCGGCCATGGACGACACGGTGCTGTCCAGCGTCGGCGTGCGCGTGGGCGTGAACGCCGCGCGCCTGGATTACCCGGCGCCGTCGGGCGTGGTGAACTACCGCTTGCGCGAAGCCGGGGCCAAGAACGAATTACGCCTGGGCCTGGGTTTCCGCGATTTCGGCACACGCGTGGTCCAGGCCGACGGCTCGGCCCAGGCCGGCACTTTCAGCGTCGCTGGCGGCGTGCTGTGGCGCCCGTTGCAGGTGCACCCGCAAGGCTACCGGGGCTCGGGCGTCAACGCCGGCGGCGTCGCCACTTGGAAGCTTGCGCCCGACCGGCGCTTGCGCGCGTTCACCTCGATCTACCGGCGCCACTACGACGGCGACTACGCGGTCACCCCGTCCGGCACGGCCATGCCACCGGCGTTGCGGCCGCTGCATCAGTACTCGCCTGCCTGGGCCGAGACCGTAGGCCTGAGCACCAACACCGGCCTGCTCTTCGACGGCCGCTTCGGCGGCTTCGAGGTCGACCTGTCGGCGTTCCGTTCGGTCTTCGACATCGACAAGAACGACTTCACCCTGATCTCGGCGGACGCGGCCGGGAATGCGACCGCGACCACCCTGCGCACACCGCGACGCGAGAAGCACGCGACCTCGGCCGAAGCCAGGATCGCGCGCTCGTTCGCGGCCGGCGCCTTCGATCATCGCGCCACCCTGTCCTTGCGCGGCGCGCGCACCCGCAACGAGTTCACGTCCAGCCAGGCCATCCCACTGGGCGCGTTCCATCTCTCCGGCGATCCGCCCGACCTGGCGGAGGTGGCGTGGTCCGGCCGTCGCGGTGAGGACCGGACCGAGCAGCTCACCGCCTCGGCCGGCTACGCCCTCACCTGGAACGACCGCCTGCAACTGCGTTTCGGCCTGCACCGCGTACGCTACGACAAGGCCTCGCAGGCGCTGTCCGGCAACCGCACCCAGCGCGTCAGCCTGAGTACGCACCACAACGCCTCGGTGGTGTTCAACCTGACCGGCCGCACCGCTCTATTCGGCAGTTGGGTCACCGGCCTGGAAGAAAGCGGCGCCGCGCCGGGCTCCGCGAGCAACCGCGACGAAGTGCTGCCGCCGGGCGAAGCCGAGCAAAAGGAGCTGGGCCTGCGGCACGCGCTCACGCCGCGCCTGACCTTCATCGGCGCGCTCTTCGACGTGTCCAAACCCAGCCAGGGCCTGCGCCAGGACGGCTCCTTCGGCCTGATCGGCGAAGTGCGCCATCGCGGCATCGAAGCCTCGATCGCCGGCAAACTCAACGACCGCACCAACCTGGTCGCCGGCCTGGTCCGCTTCGACTCCGAAGTCAGCGGACCGCTGGTGGACGCCGGCCTGGTCGGATCGCACGGCGTCGGCGTCGCCCAAACGGTGGCCGCGGCCAGCATCGAATACCGGCTGCGCGAGAACTGGTCCCTGGACGCCAGCCTCAGTCACACCGGCGAGCGCTGGGCCAACACCGCCAACACCCTCAAAGCCCCAGCGCTCACCACCCTGAGCCTGGGCACCCGCCGCCGTTTCGTCCTCGGCCAGCACCCGGCCGAGTTGCGCGTCGTCGCGTCGAACCTGAGCGGCGAGGAGGGCTACACGGTCGCACGCTCAGGGCTGCTGACGCCGGTTCCGCCGCGGACGATCCGGGCCGTGCTCACGATCAATTTCGGCTCCAAGGACTGA
- a CDS encoding sensor histidine kinase, with product MTWTWVGAWWLLTGLIWTGQMHEAFSGQVGWPTLLRTEMAKAALWIPFTLLLFWCVQRHPIERGSMLRSLGWLSLAVLGIIAARALCTAAFNPWVGWYTQLPGWPALLRSSFLGNLLTAWMIVGVAHALLFAQRDRLRQQQQAELQSQLSQARFEALAARLDPHFLFNALHSISEVMHRDVGAADRMVVGLGGLLRQSIDGGATQHSTLGDQIELIEDYVGIEQVRLGSRLRFELDVDESLSPAVVPRLLLQPLVENAIRYAVAPRTQPGRIRVSARRQDHRLRLEVSDDGDAQAAAPPGHGVGLASAQARLRHLYGEDFGFDVAATPGGGTCVRIDLPLRVEAAA from the coding sequence TTGACTTGGACCTGGGTCGGCGCCTGGTGGCTGCTCACCGGGCTGATCTGGACCGGGCAGATGCACGAAGCCTTCTCCGGGCAGGTGGGCTGGCCCACGCTGTTGCGCACCGAGATGGCCAAGGCGGCGCTGTGGATACCGTTCACCCTGCTGCTGTTCTGGTGCGTGCAGCGCCATCCGATCGAGCGCGGCTCGATGCTGCGCTCGTTGGGCTGGCTGAGCCTGGCCGTGCTCGGGATCATCGCGGCTCGCGCGCTATGCACCGCAGCCTTCAATCCTTGGGTGGGCTGGTACACGCAGTTGCCAGGGTGGCCCGCGCTGCTGCGCAGCAGCTTTCTCGGCAACCTGCTCACCGCCTGGATGATCGTCGGCGTGGCCCACGCCCTGCTGTTCGCGCAGCGCGACCGGCTGCGCCAGCAGCAACAGGCCGAGCTGCAGTCGCAGCTGTCGCAGGCGCGCTTCGAAGCGCTGGCGGCGCGGCTGGACCCGCACTTTCTGTTCAACGCGCTGCATTCCATCAGCGAAGTCATGCACCGCGACGTGGGCGCCGCCGACCGCATGGTGGTGGGCCTGGGCGGCTTGCTGCGGCAAAGCATCGATGGCGGAGCCACGCAGCATTCGACCTTGGGCGATCAGATCGAACTGATCGAGGATTACGTGGGGATCGAGCAAGTGCGCCTGGGCTCGCGCCTGCGCTTCGAGCTGGACGTGGATGAATCGCTGTCCCCGGCCGTGGTGCCGCGGCTGCTGCTGCAACCCCTGGTCGAAAACGCGATCCGCTACGCGGTTGCGCCGCGCACCCAGCCCGGCCGCATTCGGGTGAGCGCGCGCCGCCAGGACCATCGCTTGCGGCTGGAGGTCAGCGACGACGGCGACGCGCAGGCGGCGGCGCCGCCGGGGCATGGCGTCGGTCTGGCCAGCGCACAGGCGCGGCTGCGACACCTTTACGGCGAGGACTTCGGCTTCGACGTGGCCGCTACGCCGGGCGGTGGCACCTGCGTCCGCATCGACCTGCCGTTGCGTGTGGAGGCGGCGGCATGA
- a CDS encoding LytR/AlgR family response regulator transcription factor — protein MDRSVREHAIERAERQAQARLRTIIVDDEPLARRGLVLRLAEHADVDVVGQYGDGAAAIAAVHTQRPDLMFLDVQMPGVDGFEALRHIPAAEMPLVVFVTAYDHYAIRAFEASATDYLLKPVDEGRLAQALARVRYARSQRDASGHCAHLLGLLGELSGREPLGLDEALRPDAIEQLRSDNKLAVRDGNRTVRIDLGSIRWIDAAGDYMCIHTDGETLILRGTMRELEKQLDPQRFPRIHRSTIVNAKRVVELRPHTNGEGYIRLDCGQELKLSRTHREKVALLI, from the coding sequence ATGGATCGCAGTGTTCGCGAGCACGCCATCGAGCGCGCAGAGCGGCAGGCCCAGGCGCGATTGCGCACCATCATCGTCGACGACGAGCCGTTGGCGCGTCGCGGCCTGGTGCTGCGGCTGGCCGAGCACGCGGATGTGGACGTGGTGGGCCAGTACGGCGACGGCGCGGCGGCGATCGCCGCGGTGCACACGCAGCGCCCGGACCTGATGTTCCTGGACGTGCAGATGCCGGGCGTGGACGGCTTCGAGGCCCTGCGCCATATCCCCGCGGCGGAGATGCCGCTGGTGGTGTTCGTCACCGCCTACGACCACTATGCGATCCGCGCCTTCGAGGCGTCCGCCACCGACTATCTGCTCAAGCCGGTGGACGAAGGCCGGCTGGCGCAGGCGCTGGCGCGCGTGCGCTACGCGCGCAGCCAGCGCGATGCCAGCGGCCATTGCGCGCATTTGCTGGGCCTGCTCGGCGAGCTGAGCGGGCGCGAGCCGCTGGGCCTGGACGAGGCGCTGCGCCCGGACGCCATCGAACAGCTGCGCAGCGACAACAAGCTGGCGGTGCGCGACGGCAACCGCACGGTGCGCATCGACCTGGGCAGCATCCGCTGGATCGACGCGGCCGGCGACTACATGTGCATCCACACCGACGGCGAAACGTTGATCCTGCGCGGGACCATGCGCGAGCTGGAGAAGCAGCTGGACCCGCAGCGCTTTCCGCGCATTCACCGCTCTACGATCGTCAACGCCAAGCGGGTGGTGGAATTGCGCCCGCATACCAATGGCGAAGGCTACATCCGGCTGGATTGCGGCCAGGAACTGAAGCTGTCGCGCACCCACCGGGAAAAGGTCGCCTTGCTGATCTGA
- a CDS encoding efflux RND transporter periplasmic adaptor subunit has product MRTLYKTLIAAALTAAVSVPLWDYDADASAPDKPATPPAIVGVAAAVSTELAPRRWAPGSVISRQDARVASEQSGRVVRVAEVGQNVRAGEPLAVLDDAALRLREQEGQAELARIQAQLDQATRQEQRYAQLAAQQNIARAQYEQLRSERDVLMQDRARSQALLAQTRHQRAQMTVRAPFSGVVAERQVQLGEYVAGGAAVARLVDTSAQEVRVRAPVDLARYLAVGLPVLVRVDGQERTHPISAVVPVGDEASRQLELRIAMDARERPVGTAVEVGMPSATPRVTVAVQRDAVILRREGSFVLRVGADNKAERLPVRTGTEVGDLVEISGAVKPGDRLIVRGGERVEPGQAVTVQAAASRVALR; this is encoded by the coding sequence ATGCGCACTTTGTATAAAACCTTGATCGCCGCGGCGCTCACCGCCGCCGTGTCCGTCCCGCTGTGGGACTACGACGCCGACGCGAGCGCTCCCGACAAACCCGCCACGCCGCCGGCCATCGTGGGCGTGGCGGCCGCGGTGAGCACCGAACTCGCGCCGCGCCGCTGGGCGCCCGGCAGCGTCATCAGCCGCCAGGATGCGCGCGTGGCCAGCGAGCAGAGCGGCCGCGTGGTGCGCGTGGCCGAGGTCGGCCAGAACGTGCGCGCCGGCGAGCCGCTGGCGGTGCTCGACGACGCGGCGCTGCGCCTGCGCGAGCAGGAAGGGCAGGCGGAACTGGCCCGCATCCAGGCCCAACTCGATCAGGCCACGCGGCAGGAGCAGCGCTACGCGCAGTTGGCCGCGCAGCAGAACATCGCGCGCGCCCAGTACGAGCAACTGCGCTCCGAGCGCGACGTGCTGATGCAGGACCGTGCGCGTTCGCAGGCGCTGCTCGCGCAGACCCGGCATCAGCGTGCGCAGATGACCGTGCGCGCGCCGTTCTCCGGCGTGGTCGCCGAACGGCAGGTGCAACTGGGCGAGTACGTGGCGGGCGGCGCCGCGGTCGCCAGGCTGGTCGATACCTCGGCGCAAGAGGTGCGCGTGCGCGCGCCGGTGGACCTGGCCCGCTATCTGGCCGTGGGTTTGCCGGTGCTGGTGCGGGTGGACGGCCAGGAACGCACGCATCCGATCAGCGCGGTCGTGCCGGTGGGCGACGAGGCTTCGCGCCAGCTCGAACTGCGCATCGCGATGGACGCGCGCGAACGGCCGGTCGGGACCGCGGTGGAAGTGGGCATGCCCAGCGCCACGCCGCGCGTGACCGTGGCGGTGCAGCGCGACGCGGTGATCCTGCGCCGCGAAGGCAGCTTCGTGTTGCGCGTGGGCGCCGACAACAAAGCCGAGCGCCTGCCGGTGCGCACCGGTACCGAAGTCGGCGACCTGGTCGAGATCAGCGGCGCGGTGAAGCCCGGCGATCGTCTGATCGTGCGCGGCGGCGAACGGGTGGAGCCGGGGCAGGCGGTGACCGTGCAGGCGGCCGCGAGCAGGGTGGCGCTGCGTTGA
- a CDS encoding LytR/AlgR family response regulator transcription factor encodes MNRPLRAIVVDDEPMALARLSRLLHEHGGVEVLAECADGASALAALRSHRLDAAFLDIHMPGIDGLQVSADVAAGNTCIVYVTAHSEHAVRAFETDAVDYLLKPFTTRRLRATIERLRARVAARGPAYPERLLLQAGARQRLVPVQTIDSLVASANYVEVHCGQERHLARETLTALEAKLDPGQFIRIHRSHMVRIGAVHDVELLPSGQYLLRLRNGQKLSGGRMYRDRLRNALGLAGM; translated from the coding sequence ATGAACCGGCCCCTGCGCGCGATCGTGGTGGACGACGAGCCGATGGCGCTCGCGCGCCTGTCGCGCCTGCTGCACGAGCACGGCGGGGTCGAGGTCCTGGCGGAGTGCGCGGACGGCGCGTCGGCCCTGGCGGCGCTGCGCTCGCATCGGCTCGATGCCGCCTTCCTCGACATCCATATGCCGGGCATCGACGGGCTGCAGGTGTCGGCCGACGTCGCTGCAGGGAACACCTGCATCGTCTACGTGACCGCTCATTCCGAACACGCCGTGCGCGCGTTCGAGACCGACGCGGTCGACTACCTGCTCAAGCCGTTCACCACCCGGCGCCTGCGCGCCACCATCGAGCGCCTGCGCGCCCGCGTGGCCGCACGCGGCCCCGCCTATCCCGAGCGCCTGTTGTTGCAGGCGGGCGCACGCCAGCGCCTGGTCCCGGTGCAGACCATCGACTCGCTGGTCGCCAGCGCGAACTACGTCGAGGTCCATTGCGGGCAGGAGCGGCATCTCGCACGCGAGACCCTGACCGCGCTCGAAGCCAAGCTCGATCCGGGCCAGTTCATCCGGATACACCGTTCGCACATGGTGCGCATCGGCGCGGTGCACGATGTTGAGCTGCTGCCATCGGGACAGTACCTGTTGCGGCTGCGCAATGGGCAGAAGCTTTCCGGCGGGCGTATGTACCGCGATAGATTGCGCAATGCACTGGGACTCGCCGGCATGTAG
- a CDS encoding efflux RND transporter permease subunit — translation MKITEASLRNPAAVAVAVIMVCAFGLISLLDLPLQLFPDIERPQMSIQTGWRAASPQEMESEIVEPIEAVMQGLPGLEEIASNVQAGNSQIGLTFAVGSDMDAMLVEVLARMNRLQPLPRDATPPVVQAGADNANNSLTFFFVQKLPGTPGDILDYRQMIEDRIVPRLSAVDGVAGVEINGGAPEELTITLNLERAAAMGIQIPQVAAVAARATDVSGGVVEAGRREYVMRFAGRYSPEALGELILAWRDGRPVRLGDVAQVEVKRPEQRFFAYQNGNPAIGLRILRENGANVLDTLDEVKAAVEQIREKDLKPLGLDIRQSFDASVFINRAVGLLSGNLFAGVLLAIGCLWWFLRDARATTLIACAIPISLLATFIVLQLTGRSLNVISLAGLAFAVGMVMDAAVVVAENIVRLREEGVPAGRAALEGTRQVGGALFASTLTTVAVFLPVIFMEDVEGQLFADLALTISIAVGISLLIAFTVLPAAAGNWLRVGKQNAQQHHYWTRVSEWALRTTTGRRRQWAWVGALVVAPVVLTYALLPQIDYLPPVKRAAVDAFFNFPPGMSPERVNREIVPTILQRMRPYMDGEKAPQLSNWYVNVWPGGGTIGARVVDPDDIGELERIVRDEIVVGFPDTRAFAGEGELFGSFGGSARAIQIHLQHGDGDALAQAAEAGRKRLAELFPGANVQAWPNADAGTPELRITADDRRLAEVGWQRPELGTVVRALGDGQWLGEHFDGDRRLAIILRSNREEDFSRLGAAPLATPQGGLLSLGELAQVDTVLAPNQLRRIDRRRTVTLTVDPPAAMSLEEALDIVNQDVVPALREALPADAAIRISGSADRLGEVVRTMGINFAMALVVLFLLMAAMFGSLRDSAFVMATLPMAVFGGVLGLHALDLVAGQTLDLLSMIGFIMLLGMVINNAILLVAQTREAQAAGASLEAALQQALAQRLRPILIAALTGVLGALPMAINPGPGAVIYRGLAAVSVGGVALSLVFTVVLVPALLRLAEARRPVRVRDTPADDALPQPLS, via the coding sequence ATGAAGATCACCGAAGCCTCCCTGCGCAATCCCGCCGCCGTCGCCGTGGCCGTGATCATGGTCTGCGCCTTCGGGCTGATCAGCCTGCTCGACCTGCCGCTGCAGCTGTTCCCGGACATCGAACGCCCGCAGATGTCGATCCAGACCGGCTGGCGCGCGGCCTCGCCGCAGGAGATGGAATCGGAAATCGTCGAGCCGATCGAGGCGGTGATGCAGGGCCTGCCCGGCCTGGAGGAAATCGCGTCCAACGTGCAGGCCGGCAACAGCCAGATCGGCCTGACCTTCGCCGTGGGCAGCGACATGGACGCGATGCTGGTGGAAGTGCTGGCGCGCATGAACCGGCTGCAGCCGCTGCCGCGCGACGCCACGCCGCCGGTGGTGCAGGCCGGCGCGGACAACGCCAACAATTCGCTGACCTTCTTCTTCGTGCAGAAGCTGCCGGGCACGCCCGGCGACATCCTCGACTATCGGCAGATGATCGAGGACCGCATCGTGCCGCGCCTGTCGGCCGTGGACGGCGTGGCCGGGGTGGAGATCAACGGCGGCGCGCCGGAGGAACTCACCATTACCCTGAACCTGGAGCGCGCCGCGGCGATGGGCATCCAGATTCCGCAGGTGGCCGCGGTGGCCGCGCGCGCCACCGACGTGTCCGGCGGCGTGGTCGAGGCCGGCCGGCGCGAATACGTGATGCGCTTCGCCGGCCGCTATTCGCCCGAGGCCCTGGGCGAACTGATCCTGGCCTGGCGCGACGGCCGCCCGGTGCGCCTGGGCGATGTGGCGCAGGTCGAGGTGAAGCGGCCGGAGCAGCGCTTCTTCGCCTACCAGAACGGCAACCCCGCGATCGGTCTGCGCATCCTGCGCGAGAACGGCGCCAACGTCCTGGACACGCTGGATGAGGTCAAGGCGGCGGTCGAGCAGATACGCGAGAAAGACCTCAAGCCGCTGGGCCTGGACATACGCCAGAGCTTCGACGCTTCGGTGTTCATCAACCGCGCCGTGGGCCTGCTGTCGGGCAACCTGTTCGCGGGCGTGCTGCTGGCCATCGGCTGCCTGTGGTGGTTCCTGCGCGACGCGCGCGCCACCACCCTAATCGCCTGCGCCATTCCGATCTCGCTGCTGGCCACCTTCATCGTGTTGCAGCTGACCGGGCGCAGCCTCAACGTGATCTCGCTCGCCGGCCTGGCGTTCGCCGTGGGCATGGTGATGGACGCGGCCGTGGTCGTGGCCGAGAACATCGTGCGCCTGCGCGAGGAGGGCGTGCCCGCCGGCCGCGCGGCGCTGGAAGGCACCCGCCAGGTCGGCGGCGCGCTGTTCGCGTCCACGCTCACCACCGTGGCGGTGTTCCTGCCGGTGATCTTCATGGAGGACGTGGAGGGTCAGCTGTTCGCCGACCTGGCGCTCACCATCTCGATCGCGGTCGGCATCTCGCTGCTGATCGCCTTCACCGTACTGCCGGCGGCCGCGGGCAACTGGCTGCGCGTGGGCAAGCAGAACGCGCAACAGCATCACTATTGGACCCGGGTCAGCGAGTGGGCCCTGCGCACCACCACCGGCCGCCGCCGCCAATGGGCCTGGGTCGGCGCGCTGGTGGTGGCGCCGGTGGTGCTCACCTACGCGCTGTTGCCGCAGATCGACTATCTGCCGCCGGTGAAGCGCGCGGCGGTGGACGCCTTCTTCAACTTTCCGCCGGGCATGAGCCCGGAGCGGGTCAATCGCGAGATCGTGCCCACGATCCTGCAGCGCATGCGCCCGTACATGGATGGGGAGAAGGCGCCGCAGTTGAGTAACTGGTACGTCAACGTCTGGCCCGGCGGCGGCACCATCGGCGCGCGCGTGGTCGACCCGGACGATATCGGCGAACTCGAGCGCATCGTGCGCGACGAGATCGTGGTCGGCTTCCCCGATACCCGCGCCTTCGCCGGCGAGGGCGAGCTGTTCGGCAGCTTCGGCGGTTCGGCGCGGGCGATCCAGATCCACCTGCAACACGGCGACGGCGATGCGCTGGCGCAAGCGGCGGAAGCCGGGCGCAAGCGCCTGGCCGAGCTGTTCCCCGGCGCGAACGTGCAGGCCTGGCCCAATGCCGACGCCGGCACCCCGGAGCTGCGCATCACCGCCGACGACCGCCGCCTGGCCGAAGTGGGCTGGCAGCGGCCGGAGCTGGGCACGGTGGTGCGCGCTTTGGGCGACGGCCAATGGCTGGGCGAGCATTTCGACGGCGACCGCCGCCTGGCGATCATCCTGCGCAGCAATCGCGAGGAAGATTTCAGCCGCCTGGGCGCCGCGCCGCTGGCCACGCCGCAGGGCGGTTTGCTGAGCCTGGGCGAGCTGGCGCAGGTGGACACCGTGCTCGCGCCCAATCAGCTGCGCCGCATCGACCGGCGCCGCACCGTGACCCTGACGGTGGACCCGCCGGCGGCGATGTCGCTGGAAGAGGCGCTGGACATCGTCAACCAGGACGTGGTGCCGGCGCTGCGCGAGGCCTTGCCCGCCGACGCCGCGATCCGCATTTCCGGCAGCGCCGACCGCCTGGGCGAGGTCGTGCGCACCATGGGCATCAACTTCGCGATGGCGCTGGTGGTGCTGTTCCTGCTGATGGCCGCGATGTTCGGCTCGCTGCGCGACAGCGCCTTCGTCATGGCGACCCTGCCCATGGCCGTGTTCGGCGGCGTGCTGGGCTTGCACGCGCTGGATCTGGTGGCGGGGCAGACGCTGGATCTGCTGTCGATGATCGGCTTCATCATGCTGCTGGGCATGGTCATCAACAACGCGATCCTGCTGGTCGCGCAGACCCGCGAGGCGCAAGCCGCCGGCGCAAGCCTGGAGGCCGCGCTGCAGCAAGCCCTGGCGCAGCGTCTGCGCCCGATCCTGATCGCCGCCCTGACCGGCGTGCTGGGCGCCTTGCCGATGGCGATCAACCCCGGTCCCGGCGCGGTGATCTACCGCGGCCTGGCCGCGGTGTCGGTCGGCGGCGTCGCGCTCAGCCTGGTCTTCACCGTGGTGCTGGTGCCTGCGCTGCTGCGCCTGGCCGAGGCGCGCCGTCCCGTGCGCGTCCGCGACACGCCGGCCGATGACGCGCTACCCCAACCCCTGTCCTGA
- a CDS encoding GlxA family transcriptional regulator: protein MRNRTREVWFVVFPGSELLDLSGPWSVLGYANEVLGWPAYAPKIVSAARGAVPTRHGVVLGGASSIEEAARNGFPNTVVIAGATPANGRSAGEMKVARWLREHSRRISRIVSICTGAFVLGEAGLLDRRSATTHWVYRDELRNRFARARVESESLFLRDGRVWTSAGITAGLDLMLAIIEEDHGHRAALTVAKSLVLYLRRSDQQAMFFDESIVPARELDSSVHILTALIQGHLAKPLPIAKLAKLAGMSTRTLARVCERDFGQTPSSVIRRMRLEQAQRMLEHTSLPLKTIATRTGVGDEGTLWRLFRRQLGIAPMEYRKRFKPSRAA from the coding sequence ATGCGCAATCGCACTCGCGAAGTCTGGTTCGTGGTGTTTCCGGGATCGGAGCTGCTCGATCTCAGCGGTCCCTGGTCGGTGCTGGGGTATGCGAACGAAGTCCTGGGCTGGCCTGCCTACGCGCCCAAGATCGTCTCGGCGGCGCGAGGCGCCGTGCCTACCCGCCATGGCGTGGTGCTGGGCGGCGCCAGTTCCATCGAAGAAGCCGCGCGCAACGGCTTTCCCAATACCGTGGTGATCGCCGGCGCCACGCCGGCCAATGGCCGTTCCGCCGGTGAGATGAAGGTGGCGCGGTGGTTGCGCGAGCATTCGCGTCGAATCTCGCGCATCGTGTCCATCTGCACGGGGGCGTTCGTACTCGGCGAGGCCGGCTTGCTCGACCGCCGCTCGGCCACCACGCACTGGGTTTATCGCGACGAGCTGCGCAACCGCTTCGCGCGTGCGCGCGTGGAGAGCGAAAGCCTGTTCCTGCGCGACGGCCGGGTCTGGACTTCGGCCGGCATCACCGCCGGGCTGGATCTGATGCTGGCCATCATCGAAGAGGACCACGGCCACCGTGCCGCGCTGACGGTGGCCAAGAGCCTGGTGCTGTATCTGCGGCGCTCCGACCAGCAGGCCATGTTCTTCGACGAGAGCATCGTGCCCGCGCGCGAACTCGACAGCAGCGTGCATATCCTGACCGCCCTGATCCAGGGCCATCTGGCCAAGCCGCTGCCGATCGCCAAGCTGGCCAAGCTCGCGGGCATGAGCACGCGCACGCTGGCGCGGGTCTGCGAGCGGGATTTCGGCCAGACGCCGTCGTCGGTGATACGGCGCATGCGCCTGGAGCAGGCGCAGCGCATGCTCGAACACACCTCGCTGCCGCTGAAGACCATCGCGACGCGGACCGGGGTCGGCGATGAGGGCACCCTGTGGCGCCTGTTCCGCCGCCAGCTCGGGATCGCGCCGATGGAATACCGCAAGCGCTTCAAGCCCAGCCGCGCGGCCTGA
- a CDS encoding alpha/beta fold hydrolase translates to MDRRDFLGSCASIAALAACGSALGKQAESAETTAFAALRRYAPTSFGRIAYVERGRGPAALFLHGLPLNGFHWRASLELLAPHRRCIAPDFMGMGYTDSPEPQDLSPQAQTDMLAAFLDRLGIASADIVANDSGGAIAQLFAVQHPKRVRTLLLTNCDVHENCPPPQMLNSIHAGIAGAYDPKMQKHLDDPAYARSEKGIIGATYMKPDQVTDAAIDYYFRPLVASAKRRSQLNRYLAALLANPLLAIEPKLRRLDTPTRMVWGTGDVLFPVVWAHWLDRTLPGSRGVRRVEGGKLFWPEERPDVIAEEARSLWGV, encoded by the coding sequence ATGGACCGACGCGACTTCCTGGGTTCCTGCGCTTCGATCGCCGCCCTGGCTGCCTGCGGCAGCGCTTTGGGCAAGCAAGCCGAGTCGGCGGAAACGACGGCTTTCGCCGCGCTACGCCGCTACGCGCCAACTTCTTTCGGCCGCATCGCCTACGTGGAGCGCGGCCGCGGCCCGGCCGCCCTGTTCCTGCACGGCCTGCCGCTGAACGGGTTCCATTGGCGCGCATCGTTAGAGCTCCTCGCGCCGCATCGCCGCTGCATCGCGCCGGATTTCATGGGCATGGGCTACACCGACTCGCCCGAGCCGCAGGATCTTTCCCCGCAAGCCCAGACCGACATGCTCGCGGCCTTCCTAGACCGCCTGGGCATCGCATCGGCCGATATCGTCGCCAACGACAGCGGCGGCGCGATCGCCCAGCTGTTCGCCGTGCAGCACCCCAAGCGCGTCCGCACGCTGCTGCTGACCAACTGCGACGTGCACGAGAACTGTCCGCCGCCGCAGATGCTCAATTCCATCCACGCGGGCATCGCCGGCGCCTACGACCCGAAGATGCAGAAGCATTTGGACGATCCGGCCTATGCCCGCTCGGAGAAGGGCATCATCGGCGCCACCTACATGAAGCCCGATCAGGTGACGGATGCGGCCATCGACTATTACTTCAGGCCGCTGGTCGCCTCCGCCAAGCGCAGATCGCAACTCAACCGCTACCTGGCCGCGCTGCTGGCCAACCCCCTGCTTGCGATCGAACCCAAGCTCCGTCGCCTGGACACCCCCACGCGCATGGTCTGGGGCACCGGCGACGTGCTGTTCCCGGTCGTGTGGGCGCACTGGTTGGACCGGACCCTGCCCGGCTCCCGCGGCGTGCGGCGGGTGGAAGGCGGCAAGCTGTTCTGGCCGGAGGAGCGGCCGGACGTGATCGCCGAGGAGGCCAGATCGCTTTGGGGCGTCTAG